One Bemisia tabaci chromosome 7, PGI_BMITA_v3 DNA window includes the following coding sequences:
- the NO66 gene encoding ribosomal oxygenase 1, with translation MDTPLSAFATYKAMKPAAATHISKKKKRKLKKKYEESEAVNGDSFAENGVSESGELIGLSNGEGPSNTDGKIKKRKKKLKNKSNKKLKFQNDLPAVGEEASMNGNAKIKLKKKIHNDELESENDENDDDVEAVDSNDDFEIVPVAFDNAKLQTTKDKKKQKMKSKKADFTHDSTKSGEDVVNWMISPLSIEDFMSKTWEKEPVFVCRKTPDYYSALLSTPQIDEMLRNNSIIFGKNLDVTSYTNGERETHNSVGRALPHVVWDFYENKCSIRLLNPQTYCKNLHTVNAMMQEYFGCFVGANAYLTPPDSQGFAPHFDDIEAFILQIEGQKKWKVYKPRLPAEELPRFSSRNLTEEELDEPVMEVTLKAGDMLYFPRGYIHQGCTDPDYHSLHVTISVYQRNSFADLLEKALPVALHSAIKSDIELRKGLPLNMINQFGFAQSGETSDEKRQLIEHVKSLLHRVVDYIDLDSAVDSVATSFMHDALPPVLTLEELSCTVDSGLRMTHEGHVINRVQLDPSSSIKFIRRHCCRLVQEESEPDEETGLRELEARLYYTLENSLEYHGNDPQFLVVPDSLVGCVISLIKSYPKFVKIEDLGHSNEDEILQLLTDFWEHGLLLTEEPLVPIEEPTE, from the exons ATGGACACCCCATTATCAGCCTTTGCCACTTACAAAGCCATGAAACCAGCTGCTGCCACACACAtatcgaagaagaagaagaggaaactCAAGAAGAAGTATGAAGAAAGTGAAGCTGTCAATGGTGATTCTTTTGCCGAAAATGGTGTGAGTGAGTCAGGAGAGTTGATTGGACTATCTAACGGTGAAGGCCCTTCAAATACTGAtgggaaaattaagaaaagaaagaaaaaattaaagaataaatCTAATAAAAAGCTCAAATTTCAGAATGATCTTCCAGCTGTAGGAGAGGAAGCAAGTATGAACGGAAATGCGAAAATCAAactcaaaaagaaaattcataacGATGAATTAGAAAGTGAAAATGATGAGAATGATGATGATGTTGAAGCTGTTGACAGCaatgatgattttgaaattgtaCCTGTTGCCTTTGATAATGCTAAATTGCAAACAACtaaagacaagaaaaaacaaaaaatgaagtccaaaaagGCAGATTTCACTCATGACAGTACAAAATCTGGTGAAGATGTGGTCAATTGGATGATTTCTCCTCTCTCTATTGAGGATTTCATGAG TAAAACTTGGGAAAAAGAACCTGTTTTTGTCTGCCGAAAAACGCCAGATTACTATTCAGCTCTCTTGAGTACTCCACAAATTGATGAAATGTTGCGTAACAACAGTATCatctttggaaaaaatttagatGTAACATCATATACGAACGGGGAACGAGAAACGCATAACTCAGTCGGAAGAGCACTGCCGCATGTTGTTTGGGATTTTTACGAAAATAAGTGCAGCATTCGTCTTCTGAATCCGCAAACATATTGCAAAAACTTACACACTGTCAACGCTATGATGCAGGAATATTTTGGTTGTTTTGTTGGTGCAAATGCATATTTGACACCACCAGACTCTCAGGGTTTTGCACCTCATTTTGATGATATAGAGGCTTTCATTCTTCAAATCGAAGGACAGAAGAAATGGAAAGTGTACAAACCAAG GTTACCAGCTGAGGAGTTACCTAGATTTTCAAGTAGAAACTTAACAGAAGAGGAACTAGATGAACCGGTCATGGAAGTGACTTTAAAAGCAGGAGATATGTTGTATTTTCCCAGAGGTTACATCCATCAAGGTTGCACTGATCCTGATTATCATTCTCTGCATGTCACAATATCTGTGTATCAGCGCAACTCTTTTGCAGATCTTCTAGAAAAA GCACTACCTGTAGCATTGCATTCAGCTATAAAATCGGACATTGAGTTGCGGAAAGGCCTTCCATTAAATATGATCAATCAGTTCGGCTTTGCTCAAAGTGGGGAGACCTCTGACGAGAAACGTCAGCTTATAGAGCATGTAAAATCATTGCTCCACCGAGTAGTTGATTATATAGATCTTGACTCAGCAGTGGATAGCGTAGCAACTTCGTTCATGCATGATGCGCTACCGCCTGTGCTGACATTAG aGGAATTAAGCTGCACTGTGGATTCTGGTTTGCGTATGACTCATGAAGGTCATGTTATTAATCGAGTTCAGCTAGACCCAAGTTCGAGTATTAAATTTATTCGCCGTCATTGCTGTCG gttGGTACAAGAGGAAAGTGAGCCTGATGAGGAAACTGGTTTACGTGAATTGGAAGCTCGATTATATTACACCCTAGAAAATTCCTTAGAATACCATGGAAATGACCCTCAATTTTTAGTTGTCCCTGATTCTCTAGTTGGTTGTGTAATATCGCTCATTAAAAGCTACCCAAAGTTTGTGAAAATTGAAGATTTAGGCCATTCAAATGAGGACGAAATA CTTCAGCTGCTCACTGATTTCTGGGAGCATGGTTTACTTCTCACCGAAGAACCACTCGTTCCCATAGAAGAACCCACTGAATAA